Proteins from a genomic interval of Cervus elaphus chromosome 13, mCerEla1.1, whole genome shotgun sequence:
- the LOC122706616 gene encoding serpin A3-7-like isoform X1: MLHKPGRRALQDKYTAAPRKLQHQGRRRLWIHCPHPALPDMRAERMSTLLALGLLVAGLCSSVHCLPENVTPEEQHKGASVDDHSLASSNTDFAFSLYKKLALENPNKNVIFSPLSISIALAFLSLGARGSTVMEILEGLKFNLTGTPETEIHQGFQHLLQTFNRPSNQLQLSVGNAIFMPEELKLLDKFRKDAEAFYASEVLSVNFKDSEAAIKLINEYVKNKTHGKIEKLFNDHDQLTDLILLNYIFFKAQWTTPFDPHRTYDSEFHVSEDTRVQVPMMTLGLETPYFRDEELGCTLVELTYTSNDSALLILPDEGKMQDLEAKLNPETLTRWRKSLQPRYIHKLNLPRFSISSDYKLKDILSQLGMKNIFTSNANFLGITNEHKLAVSQVVHKAVLDVGEEGTEGAAATAILMLGSPLILNQLIISYDRPFLISILHKDTQSIIFLGKVTNPKKA; the protein is encoded by the exons ATGCTTCACAAGCCTGGGAGGAGGGCTTTGCAGGATAAATACACAGCAGCACCCAGGAAACTCCAGCATCAGGGCAGGCGGCGGCTCTGGATCCACTGCCCACATCCCGCTCTCCCAG ACATGAGGGCAGAGAGAATGTCTACCCTCCTGGCTCTCGGGCTCCTGGTGGCTGGACTCTGCTCCAGTGTCCACTGCCTCCCAGAGAACGTGACCCCGGAAGAACAGCACAAAGGGGCATCTGTGGATGACCACTCATTAGCCTCCAGCAACACTGACTTCGCCTTCAGCCTCTATAAGAAGTTGGCTTTGGAGAACCCCAATAAGAATGTCATCTTCTCCCCTCTGAGCATCTCCATAGCCTTGGCCTTCCTGTCCCTGGGGGCTCGTGGCTCCACTGTGATGGAGATCCTGGAAGGTCTCAAGTTCAACCTCACAGGGACCCCAGAGACAGAAATCCACCAGGGCTTCCAGCACCTCCTGCAGACATTCAATAGGCCCAGCAACCAGCTGCAGCTGAGCGTGGGCAACGCCATTTTCATGCCAGAGGAGCTGAAGCTGCTGGACAAGTTCAGGAAAGATGCTGAGGCTTTTTACGCCTCTGAGGTTTTATCCGTCAACTTCAAGGATTCCGAAGCTGCGATAAAGCTTATCAATGAATATGTGAAGAATAAAACTCATGGAAAAATTGAGAAGCTCTTCAATGATCATGACCAGCTCACAGATTTAATCTTGTTGAATTATATCTTCTTTAAAG cccagtgGACGACGCCATTTGATCCTCACCGTACATACGACTCAGAGTTCCATGTGAGCGAGGACACGAGGGTGCAGGTGCCCATGATGACCCTTGGCCTGGAAACCCCTTACTTCCGGGACGAGGAGCTGGGCTGCACGCTGGTGGAGCTCACGTACACCAGCAATGACAGCGCCCTCCTCATCCTCCCCGACGAGGGCAAAATGCAGGACCTGGAAGCCAAGCTGAACCCGGAGACCCTGACGAGGTGGCGAAAATCCCTGCAGCCCAG ATATATACATAAACTCAACCTGCCAAGGTTTTCCATCTCCAGTGACTATAAGCTGAAAGACATCCTTTCCCAGCTGGGTATGAAGAATATCTTCACCAGCAATGCGAACTTCTTAGGAATCACAAATGAACACAAGCTGGCAGTTTCCCAG GTGGTGCACAAGGCCGTGCTCGACGTGGGCGAGGAGGGCACGGAAGGAGCTGCTGCTACAGCTATCCTAATGTTGGGTTCACCCTTGATACTTAACCAGTTAATTATCAGTTACGACAGGCCGTTTCTGATTTCCATATTGCACAAAGACactcagagcatcatctttttgggCAAAGTCACCAACCCCAAGAAAGCCTAG
- the LOC122706616 gene encoding serpin A3-7-like isoform X2, protein MRAERMSTLLALGLLVAGLCSSVHCLPENVTPEEQHKGASVDDHSLASSNTDFAFSLYKKLALENPNKNVIFSPLSISIALAFLSLGARGSTVMEILEGLKFNLTGTPETEIHQGFQHLLQTFNRPSNQLQLSVGNAIFMPEELKLLDKFRKDAEAFYASEVLSVNFKDSEAAIKLINEYVKNKTHGKIEKLFNDHDQLTDLILLNYIFFKAQWTTPFDPHRTYDSEFHVSEDTRVQVPMMTLGLETPYFRDEELGCTLVELTYTSNDSALLILPDEGKMQDLEAKLNPETLTRWRKSLQPRYIHKLNLPRFSISSDYKLKDILSQLGMKNIFTSNANFLGITNEHKLAVSQVVHKAVLDVGEEGTEGAAATAILMLGSPLILNQLIISYDRPFLISILHKDTQSIIFLGKVTNPKKA, encoded by the exons ATGAGGGCAGAGAGAATGTCTACCCTCCTGGCTCTCGGGCTCCTGGTGGCTGGACTCTGCTCCAGTGTCCACTGCCTCCCAGAGAACGTGACCCCGGAAGAACAGCACAAAGGGGCATCTGTGGATGACCACTCATTAGCCTCCAGCAACACTGACTTCGCCTTCAGCCTCTATAAGAAGTTGGCTTTGGAGAACCCCAATAAGAATGTCATCTTCTCCCCTCTGAGCATCTCCATAGCCTTGGCCTTCCTGTCCCTGGGGGCTCGTGGCTCCACTGTGATGGAGATCCTGGAAGGTCTCAAGTTCAACCTCACAGGGACCCCAGAGACAGAAATCCACCAGGGCTTCCAGCACCTCCTGCAGACATTCAATAGGCCCAGCAACCAGCTGCAGCTGAGCGTGGGCAACGCCATTTTCATGCCAGAGGAGCTGAAGCTGCTGGACAAGTTCAGGAAAGATGCTGAGGCTTTTTACGCCTCTGAGGTTTTATCCGTCAACTTCAAGGATTCCGAAGCTGCGATAAAGCTTATCAATGAATATGTGAAGAATAAAACTCATGGAAAAATTGAGAAGCTCTTCAATGATCATGACCAGCTCACAGATTTAATCTTGTTGAATTATATCTTCTTTAAAG cccagtgGACGACGCCATTTGATCCTCACCGTACATACGACTCAGAGTTCCATGTGAGCGAGGACACGAGGGTGCAGGTGCCCATGATGACCCTTGGCCTGGAAACCCCTTACTTCCGGGACGAGGAGCTGGGCTGCACGCTGGTGGAGCTCACGTACACCAGCAATGACAGCGCCCTCCTCATCCTCCCCGACGAGGGCAAAATGCAGGACCTGGAAGCCAAGCTGAACCCGGAGACCCTGACGAGGTGGCGAAAATCCCTGCAGCCCAG ATATATACATAAACTCAACCTGCCAAGGTTTTCCATCTCCAGTGACTATAAGCTGAAAGACATCCTTTCCCAGCTGGGTATGAAGAATATCTTCACCAGCAATGCGAACTTCTTAGGAATCACAAATGAACACAAGCTGGCAGTTTCCCAG GTGGTGCACAAGGCCGTGCTCGACGTGGGCGAGGAGGGCACGGAAGGAGCTGCTGCTACAGCTATCCTAATGTTGGGTTCACCCTTGATACTTAACCAGTTAATTATCAGTTACGACAGGCCGTTTCTGATTTCCATATTGCACAAAGACactcagagcatcatctttttgggCAAAGTCACCAACCCCAAGAAAGCCTAG